One Phocaeicola dorei genomic region harbors:
- a CDS encoding DnaB-like helicase C-terminal domain-containing protein, with translation MTREEHADYVRWLKSLPRRKDHFRMPCPECSATRSNPKDPSFSVHITREGGWAKCFHCDFAIAWNEDEMWKREQKQQDRERQKQQKDAPQHRNTSQHHDAAPQHRNTSQHHDAAPQHHNTSQHHDAAPQQRNTSQHHDTAPQQRNTSQHHDTAPQHRNTSQHHDAASQHHNTSQRKPHIPLQPPVHYVCPVINKNKQIMNGEMMEYMVGRRGIPMDVLTRMKIEERLEFLPQTGKEEACICFPYLEDGVMKNMKFRDAAKHFKMVKGAELIPWNIDAIKGKEKCYITEGEIDALSLIAAGLEEVVSVPNGAGGANLQWLDRFVESHFDDKTEIILAMDTDKRGVELRDELVRRLGVDRCKVVAWGEGCKDANEYLLKYDLPRLRQQVEQAAEIPLEGVFCPMDEWDTLMDIYYNGMPEGADTGLENLDRLIKFERGFVLTVTGVPGSGKSEFVDEIAMRLLLRHDWKVGYFSPENTPLAYHYRKLIRRVVGKRFEHKGMPLPEAGQAIRYLAQSVFSIMPKEDFSVESVLRIAAQLVSRKGVKVLVVDPFNRFEHQIPDWETETQYISRIFDEFSNFAVKHKVLLILVAHPTKLRREPGSKRWPVPTLYDINGSAAFFNKTDYGMVVDRNDELGQVLVRVAKVRFDHLGGPGDAFFAFSTYNGRYTPTEERTLDHNPPEPKWEHTNFLTEKLKPEQQGLGFNEGE, from the coding sequence ATGACGCGCGAAGAACATGCAGATTATGTGCGGTGGCTGAAAAGCCTGCCGCGCAGAAAGGACCATTTCCGTATGCCTTGTCCCGAATGTTCCGCAACGCGAAGCAATCCCAAAGATCCTTCGTTCAGTGTGCATATCACCCGTGAAGGAGGATGGGCGAAATGCTTTCATTGTGATTTCGCCATAGCGTGGAACGAGGACGAGATGTGGAAAAGAGAACAGAAACAACAAGACCGGGAACGGCAGAAACAGCAGAAGGATGCACCGCAGCACCGCAACACGTCGCAGCATCACGATGCAGCACCGCAGCACCGCAACACGTCGCAGCACCACGATGCAGCACCGCAGCACCATAACACGTCGCAGCACCACGATGCAGCACCGCAGCAACGCAACACGTCGCAGCACCACGATACAGCACCGCAGCAACGCAACACGTCGCAGCACCATGATACAGCACCGCAGCACCGTAACACGTCGCAGCATCACGATGCAGCATCGCAGCACCATAACACGTCGCAACGCAAGCCGCACATCCCCCTGCAACCGCCTGTACATTACGTATGCCCGGTAATCAATAAAAACAAACAAATTATGAATGGAGAAATGATGGAATACATGGTCGGCAGACGAGGTATTCCGATGGACGTCCTGACAAGGATGAAGATAGAGGAACGCTTGGAATTCCTGCCGCAGACCGGCAAGGAAGAAGCCTGCATCTGCTTCCCTTACCTGGAGGACGGAGTAATGAAAAACATGAAATTCCGGGATGCCGCAAAGCATTTCAAGATGGTGAAAGGAGCCGAGCTGATTCCTTGGAACATAGACGCCATAAAAGGGAAGGAAAAGTGCTACATCACCGAAGGCGAGATAGATGCCCTCAGCCTGATAGCCGCAGGACTGGAAGAGGTGGTGTCCGTACCCAACGGAGCCGGAGGCGCGAACCTTCAGTGGCTGGACCGCTTCGTGGAGTCGCACTTCGATGACAAGACGGAAATCATCCTGGCCATGGATACCGACAAGCGCGGAGTGGAGTTGCGCGACGAACTGGTGCGCCGCCTGGGCGTGGACCGCTGCAAGGTGGTGGCCTGGGGGGAAGGCTGCAAGGATGCCAACGAGTATCTGTTGAAGTACGATCTTCCGAGGCTCCGCCAGCAGGTGGAGCAGGCGGCGGAAATCCCGTTGGAAGGAGTCTTCTGCCCCATGGACGAATGGGATACGCTGATGGATATTTATTACAACGGAATGCCGGAGGGAGCCGATACGGGACTGGAGAATCTGGACCGGCTGATCAAGTTCGAGCGTGGTTTTGTGCTCACGGTCACAGGCGTTCCCGGCAGCGGAAAAAGCGAGTTTGTGGACGAAATTGCCATGCGCCTGCTCCTGCGCCACGATTGGAAGGTGGGCTATTTCAGCCCGGAGAATACCCCGCTGGCCTATCACTACCGCAAGCTGATACGCCGCGTGGTGGGCAAGCGTTTCGAACACAAGGGGATGCCGTTGCCGGAAGCCGGACAGGCCATCCGTTACCTGGCACAGAGTGTCTTCTCCATTATGCCGAAAGAGGACTTCTCGGTAGAGAGCGTGCTCCGCATTGCAGCCCAACTGGTGAGCCGGAAAGGAGTGAAGGTGCTGGTGGTGGACCCCTTCAACCGCTTCGAGCATCAGATTCCCGACTGGGAAACGGAAACGCAGTACATCAGCCGCATCTTCGACGAGTTCTCCAATTTTGCCGTGAAGCACAAGGTGTTGCTCATTCTGGTGGCGCACCCCACCAAGTTGCGCCGCGAACCGGGAAGCAAACGCTGGCCTGTGCCCACGCTGTATGATATCAACGGCTCGGCGGCCTTTTTCAACAAGACGGATTATGGAATGGTGGTAGACCGTAACGATGAACTGGGGCAGGTGCTGGTGCGTGTGGCCAAGGTACGTTTCGACCATCTGGGCGGACCGGGAGATGCTTTTTTCGCCTTCAGCACTTACAACGGACGCTACACCCCTACCGAGGAGAGGACCTTGGATCATAATCCGCCCGAACCGAAGTGGGAGCATACCAATTTCCTGACAGAGAAGCTGAAGCCCGAACAGCAGGGCCTGGGGTTTAATGAGGGGGAATGA
- a CDS encoding glycosyltransferase, protein MNYNMFDVSIIIVCMNNLSNLIPCLDSIKKYTSLSYETIVVAYMFSPENLSYIKQNYPWIKIIESKEIRGFSENNNLAIKIAKGKYCFILNDDTVFPMPVVDLLFDSIEKLPESVVCISPATYFKNDEIQSCGRPRHSFLTYSLFLMGLWKEQKIKSKYTYQTGVFQTYDIVGAAFLFRTEVLKELGMFDEQYFFCPEDIALSTKANQMGYLFFVDSNVKIYHIENATATLVKTATSPAAVKGELNYYSNSNFFKYFLLSILVVLRSFLKLCINIYFYILTHNQKFYIDIRAHRNIIYSVFANKSPKDIFVKYYNQIKK, encoded by the coding sequence ATGAACTATAATATGTTTGATGTCAGTATAATTATTGTATGTATGAATAATCTATCTAATTTGATTCCATGCTTGGATAGTATTAAAAAATATACCTCATTGTCATATGAAACAATAGTTGTTGCTTATATGTTTAGTCCCGAAAATTTATCGTACATAAAGCAAAATTATCCATGGATAAAAATAATTGAAAGTAAAGAAATTAGAGGCTTTTCTGAAAATAATAATTTAGCAATAAAAATAGCAAAAGGAAAATATTGTTTTATATTAAATGATGATACAGTCTTTCCTATGCCAGTAGTAGACTTATTATTTGATTCGATAGAAAAATTGCCAGAATCTGTTGTCTGTATAAGTCCGGCAACTTATTTTAAAAATGATGAGATTCAAAGTTGTGGAAGACCTAGACATTCTTTTTTAACTTATTCTTTATTTCTTATGGGGTTATGGAAAGAACAAAAAATTAAATCTAAATATACCTACCAAACAGGTGTTTTTCAGACATATGATATTGTTGGCGCAGCATTTCTTTTTCGAACGGAAGTGCTGAAGGAATTGGGAATGTTTGATGAACAATATTTTTTTTGTCCAGAAGATATTGCTTTGTCTACCAAAGCAAATCAAATGGGGTATTTATTCTTTGTAGACTCAAACGTAAAAATATATCATATAGAAAATGCTACAGCAACTTTAGTTAAAACGGCAACATCGCCAGCGGCAGTAAAAGGAGAACTGAACTATTATTCAAACTCAAATTTTTTTAAATATTTCCTTTTAAGTATTCTAGTTGTTTTAAGATCGTTTTTAAAGTTATGTATAAATATTTATTTTTATATTTTAACGCATAATCAAAAATTTTACATAGATATACGTGCACATAGAAATATTATATATAGTGTTTTTGCTAATAAAAGTCCTAAGGATATTTTTGTTAAATATTATAATCAAATAAAAAAATGA
- a CDS encoding N-acetylmuramoyl-L-alanine amidase, with protein sequence MNRRTITLIIIHCSATPEGRRLDFETCRQDHIRHRGFTDIGYHFYITRDGEIHRGRPLEKVGAHCKNHNRHSIGICYEGGLSADCTPADTRTLMQKGSMLALLRELRLLFPKALIVGHHDLNPVKPCPCFDAVKEYRF encoded by the coding sequence ATGAACAGGAGAACCATCACCCTGATTATTATCCACTGCTCCGCCACCCCTGAGGGGCGGAGGCTGGATTTTGAGACCTGCCGCCAGGACCACATCCGCCACCGGGGTTTCACGGACATAGGATACCATTTCTATATCACCCGCGACGGAGAGATTCACCGCGGACGACCTCTGGAAAAGGTGGGAGCGCATTGCAAGAACCACAACCGGCATTCTATCGGCATCTGCTATGAGGGCGGACTCTCGGCGGACTGCACACCTGCCGATACGCGTACTCTGATGCAGAAGGGAAGTATGCTGGCACTGCTGCGCGAGCTGCGCCTCCTGTTCCCCAAAGCGTTGATAGTGGGGCATCATGACCTGAATCCCGTGAAACCGTGCCCTTGTTTTGATGCTGTAAAGGAATACCGCTTTTAA
- a CDS encoding smalltalk protein, producing MSSRTKKNTWTLILKVIITVATAVAGALGLNACI from the coding sequence ATGAGTTCAAGAACAAAGAAAAACACCTGGACACTGATTCTGAAAGTAATTATCACCGTAGCCACCGCCGTTGCCGGCGCACTCGGCCTGAACGCCTGCATCTGA
- a CDS encoding alpha-1,2-fucosyltransferase, which yields MKVIVRMSAGLANRMFQYSYYLYLKEKGYNVFLDNLYKPSKWKMEDISWNAIFPNARVEQASVFDIYVLGGGYDIISKIRRHYFPFTTHVEMPEVFDLVAEKELQSNVYIAGAFQNANMVDDVKDQIYKVFGFSNFTDFKNQNLAVKIQSENSVAIHIRKGEDYLLRRDYQGTCSASYYQNAIAYIKSKINEPKFYIFSDNWDWVNKNIKGVSYIAVDWNPCIGWGNHFDMQLMSLFKHNIIANSTYSWWGAYLNRNDNKIVVCPKKWFNEEMQKYRNINSLIIPEKWISLE from the coding sequence ATGAAAGTAATTGTGAGAATGTCAGCTGGTTTAGCTAATAGAATGTTCCAATACAGTTATTACTTGTATCTGAAGGAAAAAGGATATAATGTTTTTTTGGATAATCTGTATAAACCATCAAAATGGAAAATGGAAGATATAAGTTGGAATGCAATATTTCCTAATGCGAGAGTTGAACAAGCATCAGTTTTTGATATTTATGTTTTGGGAGGTGGTTATGATATTATTTCAAAAATTCGGAGACACTATTTCCCTTTTACAACCCATGTTGAAATGCCCGAAGTATTTGATTTGGTGGCAGAAAAAGAATTACAATCAAATGTATATATTGCTGGAGCTTTTCAAAATGCAAATATGGTAGATGATGTTAAAGATCAAATTTATAAAGTTTTTGGCTTCAGTAATTTTACTGATTTTAAGAATCAAAATTTAGCAGTTAAAATTCAATCAGAAAATTCTGTTGCAATTCATATAAGGAAAGGAGAAGACTATTTATTACGTCGAGATTATCAAGGAACTTGCTCTGCTTCTTATTATCAGAATGCTATTGCATATATAAAGTCAAAGATCAATGAGCCCAAGTTTTATATTTTTTCTGATAATTGGGATTGGGTTAATAAAAATATTAAGGGGGTATCATATATAGCGGTTGATTGGAATCCTTGTATAGGATGGGGAAATCATTTTGATATGCAACTTATGAGTTTGTTTAAACATAATATTATAGCTAATAGTACATATAGTTGGTGGGGGGCTTATTTAAATAGAAATGATAATAAAATAGTTGTTTGTCCTAAAAAATGGTTTAATGAAGAAATGCAAAAATATCGAAATATAAATTCTTTAATAATTCCTGAAAAATGGATATCCTTAGAATAA
- a CDS encoding DNA-binding protein, translating into MVNYSIVMRSNPMDVDAAKKAYASAQYSEVMDINRFAEHIASHGCVYKRADIVAILTMAVDCMREQLLGGQKIQLGDLGDFSISINSIGAESAADYNPAIHVRKLNVNWSAGTRFQNLQEEAVFNLVATRKAARLVVKALKAGKTSVDLTGEAKEPENGGQA; encoded by the coding sequence ATGGTAAATTACAGTATCGTTATGCGTAGCAATCCGATGGACGTGGACGCCGCCAAGAAGGCCTACGCCAGTGCACAGTATTCGGAAGTGATGGACATCAACCGCTTTGCCGAGCACATTGCCAGCCACGGCTGTGTGTACAAGCGTGCGGACATCGTGGCTATCCTCACCATGGCAGTGGACTGCATGAGGGAACAGCTTCTGGGAGGACAGAAGATACAGCTGGGCGACTTGGGGGATTTCTCCATCAGCATCAACAGTATAGGAGCGGAAAGCGCTGCCGACTACAATCCTGCCATCCATGTCAGAAAGCTGAATGTGAACTGGAGTGCCGGAACACGTTTCCAGAACTTGCAGGAGGAAGCTGTGTTCAATCTGGTGGCCACGCGCAAGGCGGCCCGACTGGTGGTGAAGGCGCTGAAAGCCGGAAAGACCAGTGTGGATCTTACCGGAGAGGCGAAGGAGCCGGAAAACGGAGGACAGGCCTGA
- a CDS encoding acyltransferase gives MRIGKRSCIHRYCKFFHVGKFVMGKNSVVNFGCYLDNRRGITIGNNVGIAHNVKIYTLGHNIDSPQFETKGSPVVIEDGVFIFSNAMIMPGVTLHHNCVVLPGSIVTKDVEENAIVGGNPAKILRKRNVINPPSQSYNYWFAL, from the coding sequence ATGAGAATAGGAAAACGAAGTTGTATCCATCGTTACTGTAAATTTTTTCATGTTGGTAAATTTGTAATGGGTAAAAATTCCGTAGTGAATTTTGGATGCTATTTGGATAATCGTCGAGGAATTACTATTGGCAATAATGTAGGAATAGCTCATAATGTGAAGATATATACACTGGGACATAATATTGATAGCCCACAATTTGAAACTAAAGGTTCTCCTGTTGTAATAGAAGATGGAGTGTTTATTTTTTCTAATGCCATGATAATGCCTGGAGTCACATTACACCATAATTGTGTTGTATTGCCAGGGAGTATAGTGACAAAAGATGTGGAAGAAAATGCCATAGTAGGTGGTAACCCTGCAAAAATATTGCGAAAGAGGAATGTGATAAACCCTCCTAGTCAGTCTTATAATTATTGGTTTGCTCTTTAA
- a CDS encoding glycosyltransferase: MGILFVLKTFEVGGVEIVTACLANQFVKKGFRVSITAFSDASHSIINMLDEKVKTYTLRGFRCSKENISLMRCVMLEERVQIVINQWGLPFFPLRTALKAANGLGVKFISVYHNTPDRNGRLQSIDDKLAQTNNPLKCMLLNVLRSVFYEITAQGMRWNYYHSDRYVVLSPSFVETFKAFTGIRTTTKLIIQTNPVTIDCGRFEYDIAKKQKEILFVGRLDFCQKRVYRVVDTWAQLESSFPDWHMTIIGDGSERENVEVQAKKLSLQRISFEGFQSPLEYYKRASLLILTSEYEGFPLVLAEAMSFGVIPVVYGSYSAVYDIISDGVDGMILPYNKKGYDTEFATEKMKELMLDADKRNNLAQAAIITSKRYSVESIVDSWNKLFAKL; the protein is encoded by the coding sequence ATGGGGATATTATTCGTGCTAAAGACATTTGAAGTAGGAGGAGTAGAGATAGTTACCGCTTGCCTTGCTAATCAATTTGTTAAAAAAGGGTTTCGCGTTTCTATCACAGCTTTTAGTGATGCTAGTCATTCTATTATTAATATGTTGGATGAAAAGGTAAAAACCTATACACTTCGAGGATTTAGGTGTAGTAAGGAGAATATATCCTTAATGCGTTGCGTAATGTTGGAAGAACGAGTGCAGATAGTGATTAATCAATGGGGCTTACCATTTTTTCCACTAAGAACGGCACTTAAAGCAGCTAATGGATTGGGGGTGAAATTTATTTCAGTATATCATAACACTCCTGATAGAAACGGACGACTTCAAAGTATAGATGATAAATTAGCTCAAACGAATAATCCGTTGAAATGTATGTTATTGAATGTGTTGCGTAGTGTATTCTATGAAATAACAGCACAAGGGATGCGTTGGAATTATTATCATAGTGATCGTTATGTGGTATTGTCTCCTAGTTTTGTAGAGACGTTTAAAGCATTTACAGGTATTAGAACGACTACAAAATTAATAATACAGACTAACCCTGTAACCATTGATTGTGGTAGGTTTGAATATGATATTGCTAAGAAACAGAAAGAGATTTTATTTGTGGGGCGTTTAGATTTTTGTCAGAAAAGAGTGTACCGTGTAGTAGACACATGGGCGCAGTTGGAAAGTAGTTTTCCGGATTGGCATATGACGATTATAGGAGATGGTTCAGAACGTGAAAATGTAGAAGTGCAAGCTAAAAAATTATCTTTACAGCGTATTTCATTTGAAGGATTTCAAAGTCCTTTAGAATATTATAAGCGTGCATCGTTGTTGATTCTTACCTCTGAATATGAAGGATTTCCACTTGTGTTGGCAGAAGCAATGAGTTTTGGAGTGATTCCTGTAGTATATGGAAGCTATTCTGCTGTTTATGATATCATTTCAGATGGAGTGGATGGTATGATTTTACCTTATAATAAAAAAGGGTATGATACAGAATTTGCAACAGAAAAAATGAAAGAATTAATGTTGGATGCTGATAAACGTAATAATTTGGCACAAGCAGCCATAATAACCAGTAAAAGATATTCGGTGGAATCAATTGTAGATTCATGGAATAAATTATTTGCTAAATTGTAA
- a CDS encoding WecB/TagA/CpsF family glycosyltransferase, producing the protein MKNSVRFLNLDIFSLTQKELLEQMAEGVLYTPNLDHLIKLQRDREFYDIYQRAEWIVCDSQILYLASKLLKRSLPMAIPGSSFFTAFYNYHANNPNCKIFLLGAAEGVAKKAMENINRRVGRQIVVGAHSPSYGFEKNEQECEELIRIVNESGATVLLVGAGAPKQEKWIAKYRSRMSGVKLFMALGATIDFEAGNIKRAPKLVQILAMEWFYRFLKEPRRLFRRYFIDDIQFFYYFAKQLLGLYKDPFA; encoded by the coding sequence ATGAAAAACTCAGTTCGTTTCCTAAATCTTGATATCTTTTCTCTCACCCAAAAAGAGCTATTGGAGCAAATGGCTGAAGGTGTACTTTACACCCCCAACCTCGACCACCTAATAAAACTCCAGCGTGACAGAGAATTTTACGACATCTACCAGCGAGCGGAATGGATAGTATGCGATAGCCAGATCCTTTATCTTGCGTCAAAATTATTAAAGCGATCCTTACCGATGGCTATTCCGGGAAGCAGTTTCTTTACGGCATTCTATAATTATCATGCCAATAATCCTAATTGTAAAATTTTTCTGTTAGGAGCAGCCGAAGGAGTTGCTAAAAAGGCGATGGAGAATATAAACAGGAGAGTAGGGAGGCAAATAGTGGTCGGCGCTCATTCACCCTCTTACGGTTTCGAGAAGAACGAACAGGAGTGTGAAGAACTGATACGAATAGTCAATGAAAGTGGCGCTACTGTGTTGTTGGTTGGAGCTGGTGCACCCAAGCAAGAAAAGTGGATAGCAAAATACCGTAGTCGGATGTCTGGTGTAAAATTATTTATGGCCCTTGGCGCTACCATCGACTTTGAAGCCGGTAATATAAAGCGTGCTCCCAAACTAGTCCAAATCTTGGCGATGGAATGGTTCTATCGCTTCCTGAAAGAACCCAGGCGACTGTTCAGACGCTATTTTATAGATGATATTCAATTCTTTTATTATTTTGCAAAACAATTATTGGGGCTTTACAAAGATCCTTTTGCATAG
- a CDS encoding YjbH domain-containing protein yields MGRKIRLILICLIAISSLQSQAQALYGTTGLLHAPTAEMQKDKTFMVGGNVLHLVPLQYLTTNEIKYTFNYYLNITIFPWLEVGYTCTINYANHGSTYFPEQSWGKYTNQDRAFNARLRLWKEGWWKSWTPQIVLGLDDPTSHEAYGGGAIKFDEDGMQNNHFTRYYLAATKHFSFTGVGTLGVHAAYVDYRACWFPHYRRPAAGVNFKFNLLPEDNLAVKALNGLDLMAEYDARTVNIGAHYQLWKDHINLIAELNSGKYFSGGIYFKIHLK; encoded by the coding sequence ATGGGTAGAAAAATACGATTAATTTTAATATGCCTTATTGCGATTAGCTCGTTACAGAGTCAGGCACAGGCACTATACGGCACAACGGGACTTCTTCATGCCCCCACTGCCGAGATGCAAAAAGACAAGACATTTATGGTGGGAGGGAATGTGTTACATCTTGTTCCGTTGCAGTATCTTACCACCAATGAGATAAAATACACATTCAATTATTATCTGAACATAACCATCTTTCCTTGGCTTGAAGTGGGATACACCTGCACCATCAATTATGCAAATCATGGCTCCACTTATTTTCCGGAGCAGTCTTGGGGAAAGTACACCAATCAGGACCGTGCCTTCAATGCTCGCCTGCGGTTGTGGAAAGAAGGCTGGTGGAAGTCTTGGACTCCGCAGATAGTCCTTGGTCTGGACGATCCCACCTCGCATGAAGCATACGGCGGTGGGGCTATCAAGTTCGATGAGGACGGTATGCAGAACAATCATTTTACACGATATTATCTGGCGGCAACCAAACATTTCAGTTTCACCGGGGTAGGGACGCTGGGTGTTCACGCCGCATACGTGGATTACCGTGCCTGCTGGTTCCCTCATTACAGAAGGCCTGCCGCGGGGGTGAATTTCAAATTCAACCTATTGCCGGAAGACAACCTGGCGGTGAAAGCTTTGAACGGACTGGATCTGATGGCCGAATATGACGCTCGCACAGTGAACATCGGGGCACACTACCAGCTTTGGAAAGACCACATCAACCTGATTGCCGAACTGAACAGCGGGAAATATTTCTCCGGTGGCATTTATTTTAAAATCCATCTGAAATGA
- a CDS encoding putative toxin-antitoxin system toxin component, PIN family — protein MTSRAKLVLDTNCLIQSIPQKSRYHVLWQSFVDGTNKLCVSNEILEKYIEILQRLTDNETAEYVVKTILNSPFVELITPFYHFNLITVDPDDNKFVDCAISANAHYIVTNDHHYDVLKDIDFPKVNVVNIQQFCIYLSQEK, from the coding sequence ATAACGTCAAGGGCTAAGTTGGTTCTTGATACGAATTGTCTTATTCAAAGCATTCCCCAAAAGAGTCGTTACCATGTCTTGTGGCAATCCTTTGTGGACGGAACGAACAAGCTCTGTGTATCCAATGAAATATTGGAGAAATATATAGAAATTCTGCAAAGACTTACCGACAATGAAACGGCGGAATATGTGGTGAAAACCATATTGAACAGTCCGTTTGTTGAATTGATAACTCCATTCTATCACTTTAATCTGATTACAGTCGATCCTGATGACAATAAATTTGTGGATTGTGCCATTTCGGCCAATGCTCACTACATTGTTACCAATGACCATCATTATGATGTGCTGAAAGATATCGATTTTCCCAAAGTGAATGTTGTAAATATTCAGCAATTCTGTATTTATCTGTCACAAGAAAAATAA
- a CDS encoding DUF4373 domain-containing protein: MDYTEQFIRLNCSLMSDYKMMKLNADMKCMGLGLYLETILFLRKQQEYKHDFNELDLLADQWGATVENLQHLIKDFDLFLITEDGYFRCLYLDEVMGYQSKLSEQRAAAGSKGGRSSKKSTVKASAKATASTASAIGRGRINEGKNGDASCMDNNKEVYMKSSGAPSMDSKERIYMESSNVDSNKTVCMESSKPIHSDYNKEIYKENSTESNVKSSAESMKNTTAKNTNENSVKNVIQSVDNECYGKNLQASFKQSFIREEKNRGEKKNNNNKEKEIIAVAAVDKLPRFSELSETMPRWEQCINEAFITQSWLEAVGMMSGLKELFLNNLSFIRDLFKKHVVAQGNTGGITSVSEAEAYFANYIRRERPTRLFLEEKLKERSRMQNESISLSPYETYNPLTGERSYCGVLLPAGAPPRPNGRATWDNLKQSWI, from the coding sequence ATGGATTATACAGAGCAGTTTATCCGGCTGAATTGCAGTTTGATGTCGGATTACAAAATGATGAAGCTGAATGCGGACATGAAATGCATGGGGCTGGGGTTGTATCTTGAAACGATATTGTTTCTGCGCAAACAGCAGGAATACAAACATGATTTTAATGAACTAGATTTGTTGGCCGATCAGTGGGGAGCTACCGTGGAAAATCTGCAACATCTTATTAAGGACTTCGATTTGTTTCTCATTACAGAGGACGGGTATTTCCGATGTCTGTATCTGGACGAGGTGATGGGATATCAGAGCAAACTTTCCGAGCAACGTGCTGCTGCCGGTAGTAAGGGAGGGAGAAGCAGTAAGAAAAGTACGGTGAAAGCATCTGCAAAAGCAACTGCGTCTACAGCGTCTGCAATAGGGAGGGGCAGAATCAACGAGGGGAAAAACGGTGATGCGTCCTGCATGGATAATAACAAGGAAGTCTACATGAAAAGCAGTGGTGCACCCAGTATGGATAGCAAGGAGAGAATTTATATGGAAAGCAGCAATGTAGATAGTAACAAGACTGTCTGCATGGAGAGCAGCAAGCCAATCCATTCGGATTATAATAAGGAAATCTACAAGGAAAACAGCACGGAAAGCAACGTGAAAAGTAGTGCGGAAAGTATGAAAAATACGACTGCAAAAAATACAAATGAAAATTCAGTCAAAAATGTGATTCAAAGTGTTGATAATGAGTGCTATGGAAAGAACTTGCAAGCAAGCTTTAAGCAAAGCTTTATAAGAGAAGAAAAGAATAGAGGAGAGAAGAAAAACAACAATAACAAAGAAAAAGAAATAATTGCTGTTGCTGCTGTTGATAAACTTCCCCGATTTTCCGAATTGTCCGAAACGATGCCCCGATGGGAACAATGCATCAATGAAGCTTTCATTACTCAGAGTTGGCTGGAGGCTGTGGGGATGATGTCAGGTTTGAAAGAACTCTTTTTGAACAATCTTTCTTTTATTCGTGATCTGTTCAAGAAACATGTCGTGGCACAAGGAAACACAGGAGGAATCACTTCCGTGTCCGAAGCCGAAGCTTATTTCGCCAACTACATCCGCCGAGAAAGGCCCACCCGTCTTTTTCTGGAAGAAAAGCTGAAAGAAAGGAGCAGGATGCAAAATGAATCGATATCACTTTCACCCTACGAAACGTACAATCCGCTGACCGGCGAACGTTCGTACTGCGGAGTGCTCCTTCCTGCCGGTGCACCACCGCGCCCCAACGGACGTGCCACCTGGGATAACCTGAAACAGAGCTGGATATGA